The following coding sequences lie in one Danio rerio strain Tuebingen ecotype United States chromosome 3, GRCz12tu, whole genome shotgun sequence genomic window:
- the ep300b gene encoding histone acetyltransferase p300 isoform X31: protein MFNNAWLYNRKTSRVYKYCSKLAEVFEQEIDPVMQELGYCCGRKLEFSPQTLCCYGKQLCTIPRDAAYFSYQNSSPKYGLLADRYHFCEKCFNEIQGENVSLGDDPTQPQTSINKDQFQRKKNDTLDPELLLECGDCGRKMHQICVLHNETIWPSGFICDGCLKKSNSTRKENKYAAKRLPQTKLGNFLETRVNDYLKRQNHPESGEVTIRVVHISDKVVEVKPGMKSRFVDSGEMSESFPYRTKALFAFEEIDGTDVCFFGMHVQEYGSDCPPPNQRRVYISYLDSVHFFQPRHLRTGVYHEILIGYLEYVKKMGFVMGHIWACPPSEGDDYIFHCHPSDQKIPKPKRLQEWYKKMLDKAVTERIVHDYKDIFKQATEDRLTSAKELPYFEGDFWPNVLEESIKELEQEEEERKREENNTSSESIDATNGDSKNAKKKNNKKTSKNKSSLSRANKKKPGMPNVSNDLSQKLYATMEKHKEVFFVIRFIAGPAANSLPPISDPDTLMACDLMDGRDAFLTLARDKHLEFSSLRRAKWSSMCMLVELHNQTQDRFVYTCNECKHHVETRFHCTVCEDYDLCITCYNVKGHEHKMEKLGLGLDDESNNQAAASTQNPGDSRRLSIQRCIQSLVHACQCRNANCSLPSCQKMKRVVQHTKGCKRKTNGGCPICKQLIALCCYHAKHCQETKCPVPFCLNIKHKLRQQQLQHRLQQAQMLRRRMATMQRVGQPPPCGGGPPGGLPSPGNNGATGPSTPTSVGTQPATPQTPTQLTPNLISLPQPGAGGVPAGAPQQSPQHPVHHQFQQMPGAGGMMNSQQQQMVPQQSLGQVPHPHNQYGPHPTGPSPNTQSQGKPGLGPATPPQLPSNPGTVPMAQQQQPTGPPAAAVEIAMKIQQVADAQRKMAQVQLLQRQAAQAGMMPQHHQQPQGQIGVAHPGIGMVGPQGLASQAQTSANRVQMEQQQGPQGMMGAGPMQQQQPQQVAVQGQMPPQMHPQQPRMNPPLQPQQQQWPGQGMPTQQRPAMMSQQGMVSMQPQPQPQQPSQQTQQQQAPQMPNRNALMSMVQAGLQSGVASGAAASNLPQGALQQLLRTLRSPSSPQQQQQVLNILRSSPLLMAAFIKQRVHKYKGGTGGPSGPQGGPGPMGGQPVGVNTGVPQPGMHLGQGVNMQSQLLSQQQSQQQQQMQQRPLLQQQQVAALQQQQQQQQQQQQQQQQQQHQQQQQQQQHQQQQQQQQGIQGQGTPNMANPHFRELVMRRQQQLQFQQQQQQQQQQQQQQMSNHAAFQQQQGYMSQQGNMQVPPGGQPLQGVQPGQQQNFPGNPAQQQAAAALQQRLAQQQHQLQMQQQQNAATQGPDMGPGGGPQPTQLGPGLQSPQALLQQALHQRLFPQQQHLSGTSPAQQNNPMSPQQQQISQSPHLQGQQLPSSLSNQVCSPQPSPRPQSQPPHSSPSPRLQPQPSPHHISPQTQTGSPHPSHLQQHHSGMAPPPPPHQQPQHNSKDPSGFGADQNAMLSQLSGMAGLHGPGANDMLPPSGQDLGINMNLTL from the exons ttcacccaaatatgggCTTCTTGCTGACAGGTACCACTTCTGTGAGAAGTGTTTCAACGAAATCCAGGGGGAGAATGTGTCCCTGGGGGACGACCCAACCCAGCCACAAAC GTCCATCAATAAAGACCAGTTTCAACGTAAGAAGAACGACACCCTCGACCCTGAGCT ACTGCTGGAATGTGGCGACTGTGGTcgaaaaatgcatcagatttgcGTTCTGCACAATGAGACAATATGGCCGTCAGG GTTTATCTGTGACGGCTGTCTGAAAAAATCCAATTCCACaaggaaggaaaataaatatgcaGCAAAGA GGCTTCCTCAGACAAAGCTTGGCAACTTTCTGGAGACACGAGTGAACGATTACCTGAAGCGCCAGAATCATCCAGAATCTGGTGAAGTCACCATCCGGGTGGTGCACATCTCTGATAAAGTGGTGGAGGTCAAGCCTGGCATGAAGTCCAG ATTTGTTGATAGCGGCGAGATGTCAGAATCATTCCCATATAGGACAAAAGCTCTGTTTGCATTTGAGGAGATTGACGGAACAGATGTCTGCTTCTTTGGAATGCATGTTCAAGAATACGGCTCtgattgccctccacctaatcaaag ACGTGTGTATATATCCTATCTAGACAGTGTGCACTTTTTCCAACCCCGTCATTTGAGAACAGGAGTCTACCATGAAATTCTCATAGGATACTTAGAGTACGTTAAGAAAATGGGGTTTGTCATGGGCCACATCTGGGCTTGTCCACCGAGTGAAGGTGATGACTACATCTTTCACTGCCATCCATCTGATCAGAAGATTCCCAAACCAAAACGCTTACAAGAGTGGTACAAGAAGATGCTTGACAAAGCAGTAACTGAGAGAATTGTACATGACTACAAG GACATTTTTAAGCAGGCAACTGAGGATCGTCTGACCAGTGCGAAGGAGCTCCCTTATTTTGAGGGTGACTTTTGGCCTAACGTATTGGAGGAGAGCATCAAAGAGCTGGAACAGGAGGAGGAAGAACGGAAGAGAGAGGAAAATAACACCTCTAGTGAAAGTATTGAT gcgacCAATGGTGACAGCAAAAATGCCAAAAAGAAGAACAATAAAAAGACTAGCAAGAACAAGAGCAGCTTGAGTCGAGCCAATAAAAAGAAACCAGGCATGCCAAATGTCTCCAATGATCTATCCCAGAAACTTTATGCTACAATGGAGAAACACAAAGAG GTTTTCTTTGTTATCCGTTTCATCGCTGGCCCTGCTGCCAATTCTCTTCCACCCATTTCGGACCCTGACACGCTAATGGCCTGTGATCTGATGGACGGCCGAGATGCTTTCTTAACGCTAGCACGAGACAAGCACCTTGAATTCAGCTCATTGAGGAGGGCCAAATGGAGCTCCATGTGTATGTTAGTAGAATTGCACAATCAGACTCAGGACCGCTTCGTCTACACATGCAATGAATGCAAACACCATGTTGAGACGCGCTTCCATTGCACTGTTTGTGAG GATTATGATCTTTGCATCACTTGCTACAACGTTAAGGGCCACGAGCACAAGATGGAGAAACTTGGACTGGGTCTTGATGATGAGAGCAACAACCAAGCTGCTGCCTCCACCCAGAACCCTGGTGACTCGCGTCGTCTCAGCATCCAGCGCTGCATCCAGTCTCTGGTGCATGCTTGCCAGTGCCGCAATGCTAATTGCTCGCTGCCATCTTGCCAGAAGATGAAGAGAGTAGTGCAACATACAAAAGGCTGCAAGCGCAAGACCAATGGTGGCTGTCCAATCTGCAAGCAGCTCATTGCACTATGCTGCTATCATGCTAAGCACTGCCAGGAAACTAAGTGTCCTGTGCCCTTCTGTCTCAACATCAAGCACAAGCTTCGTCAGCAGCAGTTGCAACATAGGCTTCAGCAAGCGCAAATGCTGCGTAGACGTATGGCCACTATGCAGCGAGTAGGGCAGCCACCACCATGTGGAGGTGGGCCTCCAGGAGGTCTTCCATCACCTGGCAACAATGGAGCAACAGGTCCTAGCACACCTACGTCAGTTGGTACGCAGCCGGCAACACCCCAGACGCCCACACAGCTGACACCCAATCTTATATCTTTGCCCCAGCCTGGTGCAGGAGGAGTCCCAGCTGGAGCTCCCCAGCAGTCTCCTCAGCATCCTGTCCACCACCAGTTTCAGCAGATGCCTGGAGCAGGAGGCATGATGAATTCACAGCAACAACAAATGGTTCCTCAGCAATCATTGGGACAAGTGCCACATCCACACAATCAATATGGCCCCCACCCCACAGGTCCCTCCCCAAATACCCAGTCCCAGGGTAAACCAGGCCTTGGTCCTGCAACTCCTCCGCAACTCCCCAGCAACCCAGGCACTGTACCTATGGCCCAGCAACAACAACCTACAGGTCCTCCGGCAGCCGCTGTGGAGATTGCCATGAAGATTCAGCAAGTGGCAGATGCACAGCGGAAAATGGCACAGGTTCAGTTGCTACAAAGACAAGCTGCCCAAGCAGGAATGATGCCACAGCACCATCAGCAGCCACAGGGACAGATTGGAGTGGCCCATCCTGGAATTGGTATGGTAGGGCCACAAGGCTTAGCCTCGCAGGCACAAACATCAGCGAACAGGGTGCAGATGGAGCAGCAACAAGGACCTCAGGGAATGATGGGAGCCGGGCCCATGCAGCAACAGCAGCCTCAACAGGTCGCTGTGCAAGGTCAGATGCCCCCACAAATGCATCCACAGCAGCCGAGAATGAATCCACCACTTCAGCCTCAACAGCAACAGTGGCCAGGGCAGGGCATGCCTACCCAGCAGAGACCTGCTATGATGTCTCAGCAGGGAATGGTTTCAATGCAGCCCCAACCGCAGCCGCAACAACCATCACAACAAACGCAACAGCAGCAAGCACCCCAAATGCCAAATCGAAATGCCTTGATGAGTATGGTACAGGCTGGTCTACAGAGTGGCGTAGCAAGTGGGGCTGCAGCTAGCAATTTGCCCCAGGGAGCCTTGCAGCAGCTTTTGCGGACTCTGCGATCTCCAAGCTCTCCTCAACAGCAACAGCAAGTTCTCAACATTCTCCGGTCTAGCCCACTTCTAATGGCAGCATTTATCAAGCAACGGGTTCACAAGTATAAAGGAGGTACAGGTGGCCCCTCTGGACCGCAGGGAGGGCCAGGACCTATGGGAGGCCAACCTGTGGGTGTCAATACTGGGGTTCCCCAACCTGGTATGCATCTTGGACAAGGTGTTAACATGCAGAGTCAACTTCTGAGTCAACAACAGAGCCAACAGCAGCAGCAAATGCAACAACGACCGCTCCTGCAACAACAGCAAGTTGCTGCCttgcagcagcagcaacaacaacaacaacagcagcagcaacaacaacagcagcagcagcaccaacaacaacaacagcagcagcagcaccaacaacaacagcagcagcagcaaggGATTCAAGGACAGGGGACCCCAAACATGGCCAATCCACACTTCCGAGAACTAGTCATGAGAAGGCAACAGCAATTACAGTttcagcagcaacagcagcaacaacagcaacaacaacaacaacaaatgagcAATCATGCGGCATTCCAGCAGCAGCAAGGTTACATGAGTCAGCAGGGTAACATGCAAGTCCCGCCAGGAGGTCAGCCACTGCAAGGAGTACAACCTGGCCAACAGCAGAATTTTCCTGGAAATCCTGCACAGCAACAAGCTGCAGCTGCTTTGCAACAGAGGCTTGCGCAGCAGCAACATCAGCTACAGATGCAACAGCAGCAGAATGCTGCAACACAAGGTCCTGACATGGGACCTGGAGGAGGTCCACAGCCCACACAACTAGGTCCAGGTCTTCAGTCACCACAGGCATTATTGCAACAGGCTTTGCATCAGCGTCTATTTCCGCAGCAGCAGCATCTTAGTGGCACCTCTCCGGCACAGCAAAACAACCCAATGAGTCCACAGCAGCAACAGATATCTCAGTCGCCCCACTTGCAGGGCCAGCAGCTCCCATCCTCCCTCAGCAACCAGGTCTGTTCACCACAGCCATCTCCACGACCCCAGTCCCAGCCACCTCACTCAAGTCCGTCCCCACGCCTGCAACCTCAGCCCTCACCTCACCACATCTCGCCTCAAACCCAAACAGGTTCTCCGCATCCCAGCCATCTTCAGCAGCATCACTCAGGCATGGCTCCACCTCCTCCACCCCACCAACAGCCACAGCACAACTCTAAGGACCCAAGCGGATTTGGCGCAGATCAGAATGCCATGCTTTCTCAACTCAGTGGCATGGCGGGACTCCACGGACCAGGAGCGAATGATATGCTGCCTCCTAGTGGCCAGGACCTTGGCATTAACATGAATCTAACCCTTTAG